In Lactococcus protaetiae, the genomic window GTCAGACGATAGCCCTCAAACGTTCGGTCTTCTGGATGAAACCACCATGCTCCCTTGCTATCAGCCGTTGAAGGGGAAAAATAATTCATTCCCCAAGGCAGTCCAGTGTAGGGCAAACAATTTCCGTGAGAAAAACTGCCCGAATTTGCCGTTGCATGACGTGTGTCGATTGTGTTGAGGTTCATTTCAACTCCTTTGGGATAAGATTTAATAAGCGATTGAGTTCAATCGTTGATAAAATTAGAGCAACATTATTTTGTTGTGTTTCGTTCAATAAGTTGAATAGGAATTTTCACATCATCTGGTACAAGCCCAGTATTGATCCATTCCACAAGCAATTCTCCTGCTTTTTTTCCAATTCCAGCGAAATCTTGGGCAATTGTTGTAAGTGGTGGATTTGATAAACTTGCTGCCAAGATATTATCAAATCCGATAATCGAAACATCATTTGGTATATCAATTCCTTGAGCTTGTAAGTTTGCCATCGTTTGTAGCGCCACAAGGTCATTTTCACAGATTAAAGCTGTAACATGTTGTTCATTAATCAAGTGAATAATCGAGTCTTCATTTACATTTTCATCATCTAAAGTAGTATGGAAAGCTAAGTGGCTTTCCTTTAGAACTTTGACATATCCTAGATAACGATTGCGCGTTGTATGTGGATGATGTTCTTCATTACTCATGACAAAGGCAATACGCTCGTGACCAAGACTGACGAGTGCTTGAGCGGCTTGCTCTCCACCATTAAAGTTATCAGAGGCCACACAAGGAAATCCCAAATCATAGATTTGCTTATCAAGCAAAACAACAGGGAAGTTTTGAAGAGAAAGTTCCAGTAAAACGTCTAAATAATCTTCGGTATGCATTGGATAATAAACCAAACCATCGAAGTTTTCTTTGATTTGTGCTGCAGTGTTTTCTTTTAAGTAGTTTGAATAAGTGATGAAAATAGTCGTATCATTTTCCTTTAAAGCAGGAGCAAGTCCTTGAGTAAAATCTCCAAAAGACATTCCCTCAAAAGGAATTACAAACAAAACTCGTTTAAGAGGAGCAGTATTGCTTGTGCTGGGACTTTTTACAAAAGTCCCCTTTCCTCTTGTCCGAGTGACCATGCCGAGTTGTTCCAATTCTGTCAGAGCGCGTTTAGCAGTAATGCGACTGACTTTATAAGTATCAGAAAGCTCTTTTTCTGTAGGAAGTTGCTCACCGGATTGAATCTTTTTAGTAATGATATTTTTCTTTAATTCATCAGAAATTTGTTGGTATAATGGTACATTCATGCGATTGTCCCTTTTTCTATAAATTAATTGATATACCATATTTTACTCTTTTTTGACAAAAATACAAGTCTTTTGAGTAAGAAAACGATTACTCTTTCTAAAAAGATATGTCTTTTTGGAGGTGAAATTCAGAAATAATACAATTAAATTGCAAAATTAATATAAATTTAATGAAAAACATCAAGTAAGCCCTTGCAAATCAAAAAGAAAAATAATACAATGTATATAAATGATATATCAAATATAAAAAATGAGCATTATTTCAGACAGAAATGATGAAAAGGAGAGGAAGTGAGTCCCATCATTCCGAAATCAGTGACAGACTTTATGAATGAAATCACAAATTTATGTGGTAAAGAACACAAAGATTGGGCAGTTAATTTTAATCAATCATTTTCTAATACGTTGGAAACAACCGTAAGACGATATGACGATGGCAGTACCTTTCTCTTGACGGGCGATATTCCGGCAATGTGGTTGCGGGACTCGACAGCTCAATTACGTCCTTATCTTGTCCTTGCTAAAGAGGATGAGGATATTTTAAAGTTGATTGCTGGTTTGGTTCAAAAACAATTTTTCTTTATTAATCTTGATCCTTATGCAAATGCTTTTAATGAAGCAGCTAATGGTGCTGGACACCAGACTGACCATACTAATTTTAATGAAAATAGAGACTGGATTTGGGAGAGAAAATACGAAATTGACTCACTTTGTTATCCAGTACAACTTGCTTATTTACTCTATAAAAACACAGGCTGGACAGCTCATTTTGATAAAAATTTTGTGAATGGTGTCAAGAAAATATTGGAAGTGTTCAAGACGGAGCTAAATCATGAACAATCTCCTTATCGATTTATCCGTGATACTGAACGCAAAGAGGACACTTTGACACGAGAGGGACGAGGTGCTGAGGTTGCTTATACAGGGATGACTTGGTCAGGTTTTAGACCGAGTGATGATGTTTGTGAATATGGCTATCTTGTTCCATCAAATATGTTTGCAGTAGTAATATTAGGATATATCAAATCAATATTTAGTGAAATTATAGAAAATACAGAGCTTGCGCGTGAGGCGGATGAATTGCAACGAACGATTCAACAAGGGCTAGATGAATTTGCTAAAGCTAAAAATGAAGCGGGGCAAGAAATTTGGGCTTACGATGTTGATGGCTTGGGGCATCAAGCGATTATGGATGACAGCAATGTACCAAACTTAATCGCAGCGCCTTATTTGGGTTATTGTGATTCCGAAGATGAGCTTTATTTGAACACGAGAAAAACGATGTTGAGTAAGGAAAATCCTTACTACTATGAAGGAAAGTTTGCGCGTGGTATTGGTTCAAGTCACACGCCAGAAAATTATGTTTGGCCTATCGCTCTTGCGATGGAAGGGATGACTACAAAGAATAAGCTTGAAAAGGAGCGAATTTTAAATCACTTGGTTGCAACTGACGCAGGTACACACCTCATGCATGAGGGATTTGATGTGGATAATCCAGACCATTATACGCGCGAGTGGTTTAGTTGGGCAAATATGATGTTTTGCGAACTTGTTATGGATTACTTTGATATTCGTGTTGAGATATGAGCAGATTATATCAAGAATTAAGCAAAAATGTGCTTGAACAGCTGATTTATCAATATTTTGGGGAAATAGATTTCACTGCTGAAGTGTTAAAAGGTGGAATGTTCAATACGACTTATTTGTTAGAAACAAGTGAAGACAAATTTGTTTTACGACTTGGTCCCATTCATCAAGAGTTGCTTTTGCCTTTTGAAGAAAATCTAATGGCTGCCGAAAAATTTGTTTATGAGCAGTTTAAAAAAAGTGAAATCCCAACTTCAGAGCTTGTGATTTGTGATGAGAGTAAAGCGTATATCAATCGTGATGTGATGATTGTCCGATATATTCCATCGCAAGTTTTATCTGAAAATGAAAGCCCTCATTATTATGAACAAGTTGGGAAACTTACCGCCAAAATGCACCAAATAAAAAGTAAAAAATTTGGAAGAATTTCTCAAATATTAAGAGGAAAAAGTTATGACAAATGGAGTGAATACTTGCAGAATGAATGTGCTGATGTGAGTAGGACTTTGCTTCGTTATGAGTTACTTTCCACGGAAGAAGTTTCAGAGATAGTTAAATGTTTTGAAAAATATCAAGTCCTTCTGAATGAAATTAAATCTCCTTGCTTGGTTCATGCTGATTTGTGGTCGGGCAATGTTTTGGTGGATAAACAAGAGGTTGTGGCAATCATTGATGCGGATCGTGCAATTTTTGGAGATAAAGATTTTGAGTTTGCTGGTGGTTGGCTGATTAACGATGATTTTCTTTGCGGATATGGTGAAAATCTTGGACAGTCGCAAGCAGCGAAAATCAGACGAATGCTTTATCAAATTTTGCAAGGCATGATTGATGCTTACGTTTGGTCTATTGAATATGAGAACCATGAAGAAGGAAACAAGACGAAACAGATGGTTTTAGAAAAATTGAAGGGGTTAGAAAAAATAAATGCCTAAGAAAACAGTACATATCATTTCCCACAGTCACTGGGATCGCGAATGGTATATGGCTTATGAAGAACACCATATGCGATTGATTAATTTGGTAGATGACTTGCTCGAGTTGTTTAAGACGGATCCTGATTTTGATAGTTTTCACTTGGATGGACAGACGATTATCTTGGACGATTATTTACAGGTTCGACCAGAGCGGGAAGCTGAGGTGCGTGCGGCGATTGCAGCTGGCAAACTTCGAATCGGTCCTTTCTATATTTTGCAGGATGATTTTCTGATTTCTCCTGAATCAAATGTACGTAATATGTTGATTGGGCGCAAAGAGTCTGAGCGTTTCGGAGCACCTGTTGAGCTTGGGTATTTTCCTGATACCTTTGGTAATATGGGACAAACGCCTCAGTTGATGAAACAAGCAAGGCTTGATGTCGCGGCATTTGGGCGCGGTGTGAAGCCGATTGGTTTTGATAATCAGGTGCTGGAACAATCAGAAGAAGCCTATACATCACAATTTTCTGAGATGTGGTGGGAAGGACCTGATGGCACGAAAATCTTGGGGATTTTATTTGCAAATTGGTATTCTAACGGCAATGAAATTCCTGCAGAAAAAACGGCAGCTATTGAGTTTTGGAAGCAAAAACTGGCTGATGTTGAGAAGTTTGCTTCAACCTCACATCTTTTGATGATGAATGGTGTTGACCATCAGCCTGTACAAAAGGATTTAAGTGCTGCGATTAGATTAGCGAACGAACTTTTCCCTGATTATGAATTTGTTCATTCAAACTGGCCAAAATATCTGGAAGAAGTAGCGGCTGATCTGCCAGAAAATTTATCAACGGTAAACGGAGAGTTGACTTCACAAGAAACAGATGG contains:
- a CDS encoding GntR family transcriptional regulator, translating into MNVPLYQQISDELKKNIITKKIQSGEQLPTEKELSDTYKVSRITAKRALTELEQLGMVTRTRGKGTFVKSPSTSNTAPLKRVLFVIPFEGMSFGDFTQGLAPALKENDTTIFITYSNYLKENTAAQIKENFDGLVYYPMHTEDYLDVLLELSLQNFPVVLLDKQIYDLGFPCVASDNFNGGEQAAQALVSLGHERIAFVMSNEEHHPHTTRNRYLGYVKVLKESHLAFHTTLDDENVNEDSIIHLINEQHVTALICENDLVALQTMANLQAQGIDIPNDVSIIGFDNILAASLSNPPLTTIAQDFAGIGKKAGELLVEWINTGLVPDDVKIPIQLIERNTTK
- a CDS encoding glycoside hydrolase family 125 protein, whose amino-acid sequence is MNEITNLCGKEHKDWAVNFNQSFSNTLETTVRRYDDGSTFLLTGDIPAMWLRDSTAQLRPYLVLAKEDEDILKLIAGLVQKQFFFINLDPYANAFNEAANGAGHQTDHTNFNENRDWIWERKYEIDSLCYPVQLAYLLYKNTGWTAHFDKNFVNGVKKILEVFKTELNHEQSPYRFIRDTERKEDTLTREGRGAEVAYTGMTWSGFRPSDDVCEYGYLVPSNMFAVVILGYIKSIFSEIIENTELAREADELQRTIQQGLDEFAKAKNEAGQEIWAYDVDGLGHQAIMDDSNVPNLIAAPYLGYCDSEDELYLNTRKTMLSKENPYYYEGKFARGIGSSHTPENYVWPIALAMEGMTTKNKLEKERILNHLVATDAGTHLMHEGFDVDNPDHYTREWFSWANMMFCELVMDYFDIRVEI
- a CDS encoding phosphotransferase family protein, which translates into the protein MSRLYQELSKNVLEQLIYQYFGEIDFTAEVLKGGMFNTTYLLETSEDKFVLRLGPIHQELLLPFEENLMAAEKFVYEQFKKSEIPTSELVICDESKAYINRDVMIVRYIPSQVLSENESPHYYEQVGKLTAKMHQIKSKKFGRISQILRGKSYDKWSEYLQNECADVSRTLLRYELLSTEEVSEIVKCFEKYQVLLNEIKSPCLVHADLWSGNVLVDKQEVVAIIDADRAIFGDKDFEFAGGWLINDDFLCGYGENLGQSQAAKIRRMLYQILQGMIDAYVWSIEYENHEEGNKTKQMVLEKLKGLEKINA